In a single window of the Zea mays cultivar B73 chromosome 5, Zm-B73-REFERENCE-NAM-5.0, whole genome shotgun sequence genome:
- the LOC103625776 gene encoding probable histidine kinase 2, whose amino-acid sequence MQGHMLQALCIPVIVFASALVLVAAVLCAVAVRALRRAAAREMALNVDLARQKEALRQAERKSMNKSNAFASASHDIRSALSAIAGLVDMSRQEAQSLPAIMENLDQMGVCTNKLFDILNSILDTSKVESGKMQLEEAEFSMADVLQESVDMAYVTGVRRGVEVVWDPCDFSVLRCATVLGDSKRLKQILDNLLGNALKFTDEGHVVLRSWATRPIIGSNVRAPSRFVHPRHGGGSFLGCLFRARKGPGDQDHVQNDPNLVEFYFEVVDTGIGIPQEKRMSVFENYVQVNNGQGGTGLGLGIVQSFVRLMGGEISIKDKEPGERGTCFAFNVLLKISEVQQPQDIEEGPSVPLDTLNRSIYIASAFQEASNFKGVHCVLYVHGYETRRILKTWMESIEVKVWLVPQAEFIGSTLEKVQSNSTATATAECGSADRCFSSKEMVNLLRNNSSPRRAILGGIPSGILVVIDVSGGETEEICQEMAKLARIKHQAPCKVVLLEDIKTPSNDLRRLKDMGCDLVLRKPVHGSRQFTLLMTLRDLQVLDAQAQSSHVGPEIAGNRQQQDLPDVVVPCVEDTAASTEASCLAQEQQKPGDDKPLAGMRILLAEDNLVLQSIQRKIMNQLGAFVTVAQNGAMAVNLLREALEQANASEEDIVSLPYHVIFMDCQMPGMDGYEATKLIREEEQRYGIHTPIIALTAHDMEEDLQKAIDAGMDLHLAKPISRKKIVDAVRSVCKCEN is encoded by the exons ATGCAGGGCCACATGCTCCAGGCGTTGTGCATCCCCGTGATTGTCTTTGCGAGCGCCCTGGTGCTGGTGGCCGCGGTGTTGTGCGCCGTCGCGGTGCGGGCGCTgcggcgggcggcggcgcgggaGATGGCGCTGAACGTCGACCTGGCCCGGCAGAAGGAGGCGCTGCGGCAGGCAGAGCGCAAGAGCATGAATAAGAGCAATGCCTTTGCCAGTGCTAGCCACGACATCCGGTCCGCGCTGTCCGCCATCGCCGGGCTCGTGGACATGTCCCGCCAGGAGGCGCAGTCGCTCCCCGCCATCATGGAAAACCTCGACCAGATGGGTGTCTGCACCAACAAGTTGTTCG atatcctgaactcaattctagacacaagcaAGGTGGAGTCGGGGAAGATGCAGCTAGAGGAAGCCGAGTTCAGCATGGCAGACGTCCTGCAGGAGTCGGTGGACATGGCCTACGTGACGGGCGTCCGGCGGGGAGTCGAGGTGGTCTGGGACCCCTGCGACTTCTCAGTCCTGAGATGCGCGACTGTCCTCGGGGACAGCAAGCGCCTCAAGCAGATCCTAGACAACCTACTCGGCAACGCCCTCAAGTTCACCGATGAAGgtcacgtcgtccttcggagctggGCGACCCGACCGATCATCGGGAGCAATGTCAGAGCTCCATCAAGGTTTGTGCACCCACGGCATGGCGGCGGCAGCTTCTTGGGATGCTTGTTCAGGGCAAGGAAGGGTCCTGGTGACCAGGATCATGTGCAGAATGACCCCAATTTGGTTGAGTTTTACTTTGAAGTGGTCGATACTGGCATTGGGATCCCCCAGGAGAAGAGGATGTCCGTGTTCGAAAACTATGTTCAGGTGAACAATGGCCAAGGCGGCACGGGCTTGGGGCTCGGAATCGTGCAATCCTTT GTACGTCTGATGGGAGGAGAGATTAGCATCAAGGACAAAGAGCCCGGGGAAAGGGGAACATGCTTCGCGTTCAACGTGCTCCTGAAGATAAGCGAGGTGCAACAGCCTCAAGACATAGAAGAAGGACCGTCGGTTCCATTAGACACCCTGAACCGCTCCATTTACATAGCCTCAGCGTTTCAAGAAGCTAGCAACTTCAAGGGCGTGCACTGCGTTCTCTACGTTCATGGGTATGAAACCAGGAGGATCCTGAAGACGTGGATGGAGAGCATCGAGGTCAAGGTCTGGCTGGTTCCGCAAGCCGAGTTCATCGGTTCCACCTTGGAGAAGGTGCAGAGCAATAGCACGGCCACCGCTACCGCGGAATGCGGCAGCGCCGACCGGTGCTTCAGCTCCAAGGAGATGGTGAACCTGTTGAGGAACAACTCTAGTCCTAGGAGAGCCATCCTCGGGGGGATTCCTTCCGGTATCCTTGTTGTCATCGACGTGTCCGGTGGTGAAACGGAAGAAATTTGCCAGGAGATGGCCAAGCTTGCCAGGATCAAGCATCAAGCCCCATGCAAAGTTGTTCTGCTCGAGGATATCAAGACCCCTTCCAATGATCTGAGGAGGCTCAAGGACATGGGCTGCGATCTCGTTTTGCGAAAGCCAGTGCATGGGTCTCGCCAGTTCACTCTCCTTATGACCCTGAGAGACCTCCAAGTTTTAGATGCACAAGCACAGTCTTCCCATGTTGGCCCTGAGATTGCTGGGAACAGGCAGCAACAAGATTTGCCAGATGTTGTTGTTCCTTGCGTGGAAGACACTGCTGCATCAACTGAAGCTTCATGCTTGGCTCAGGAACAACAGAAGCCTGGAGATGATAAGCCGCTAGCTGGGATGCGAATCTTGCTGGCTGAAGACAATCTAGTGCTGCAATCAATCCAGAGGAAAATCATGAACCAGCTTGGAGCATTTGTCACAGTAGCTCAAAATGGAGCTATGGCTGTGAACTTGCTCAGAGAAGCTCTTGAGCAAGCCAATGCTTCAGAAGAGGATATAGTGTCCTTGCCCTACCATGTCATCTTCATGGATTGCCAG ATGCCCGGTATGGATGGCTATGAAGCGACGAAACTCATCCGCGAGGAAGAACAACGCTACGGAATTCATACTCCAATCATCGCTTTGACCGCGCACGACATGGAGGAGGATCTGCAGAAGGCCATCGATGCCGGAATGGATCTTCACCTCGCAAAGCCAATATCGCGGAAGAAGATAGTGGATGCTGTTCGCAGTGTCTGCAAATGTGAGAATTGA